In Oryzias latipes chromosome 19, ASM223467v1, the genomic stretch TTAGCAGGCTGTGGGCCTTGGCAAATGCCACACGTTTTTTCAATTGCCTTTTGTTTAGTGCTGCTTTCTGGGCACTGATTGGACCATGGAGGCCATGTTGAGACAGAATTCTACAAACTGTTCTGGTTGACACAGGGACTTGAGGTGACCAGGCCTggtggagctctgctgcagtgGAAAAGGGGCTGGCCTTGGATTTTCCAACCAACAAACGGTCCTCCTGAGCAGTTGTCTTGCGGGGTCTGCCGGACCTGGGCTTgtcaaaaacatctccagtctcttcaaatctttttcttattctttgtaCTTGGCGCTGAGACACATTGAAGGTGTCAGCCACCTCAGCAGTGGATCTGGTCTTCAGCCTCTTGATAATCAACGCTTTGGTCTCAGGGTGAATCTTAGGCATGTTGTCAGAGGTCAAGTTGCAGTTGATGTGAAGGCCTGGTGTGCTGGCCAAAACTTGCCAAAATGTGACttttctgtgttcattaaatgatcaatctttcttcagtgaagcaattttattttagtacattgaacataatttgggagggttttaactttcatatgagacatttctaaaaccaatggattcattaaaaggGAGGTTATACgattttgtttctacaaaatggataagcgacaagactttttgtcttgaattgttTTGTCCATTTCCTTCTAGATTTGCTCCAAAAGTGAGACGTTGGATCCATTTGGTTGAAAGTTTGTGTTTGCTCCTGCAACAAATTATAGACCCACATCATAACAGGACCACCTCTGTGCTTTACAGATTACCCTAAATATTaaggagtttttttcttttctttaatttacctTAGCATGACGTGAAATATCTTTTGATAGTAGTGTAGTCAAAAGTAGCACTTCACCATTTTAGACTCATCAAACTGCtacttgtaaaaaataatttggattTGCTAACCTTTGACTTGAGAAGTGAGAAGGTTAAtcatgtattgattttttttcttttttgatcttatttaaatctttgttttgaataaaatgtttttcatccgCCATGTGTtaaaagggttagggttagggttagagaGAAGCCTGTAAGAAAAGAGAAACCTGTAAAACATAaagagactttatttttttattttttatttgacgaTAAATAAAACTGGTTCTTATCAAGTAAACAGTTTTCAGCTCTTGTTTCAAAGATTTTCTGATCTTTAAATACTTAAAGTCATACTTAGTTTTTGGAGATTCCATACTTGTCTTGCAGGATTTTCTCATtcttattaatacattttttattttgttaacatttAGATACTAAACACTAACGTCTCAATTAAAgcagaaactattttttttaccttctaaTTTCCTTTCTTCAAATGCAGAAAGTGATATTTTTCTTCCAGGATGTTCCGTTATTTTCCTGCCCTCATGAGGTCTttatgttttgcattttcatgaCGACGTTGCTCAGCTTCCGTAGCAGCTGGAATGTAAACACTTGAGCATAGGTTGACTGACACGCCGTGTTGGTTTTCTCATTCCTGACTCACTTGaagccatttgaaaaaaaaaataaaataaaataaacaaaaaaatccacttcAGGCCCTAAAGTGTTCCTCCAGCAGCGGTGCACGTGCCATTAAACAGCACGTGCGCCCACAAAACCCCTCAGGCTATTTCATAAGCCCTTATTGAGACATACAGATAATATTTACCATAATCCTCATCATAAATCTAAtcacaaacaaacatggaggataAAACGACCTGTTTGTGTTTATGATTTACTCCTAATGAATGTTGCGCTCCGGCGGTTTGCCGTTTTTCCTGATTTTGCAGAATCTTTTGGTGGCACAGTAATAATCTGGAGCAGGAATAGAGGCAGCTGATAGGGAACACACTGCCAGTAGCTGCAGGTTCATATATATCATATGTAATATATGTGCACTGACTTTTCGGGCCTGACTGGCGGCCTGCGCTCCTCTCAGCCGTCTTGCAAAGACTCCTGTAGCCTCCGAGCACTTTATGCTAAGTTAATTTACCCAAATGTGTCGGCGGCGTCATGGCAGCGGCAGCCCCCCCGCTCCCCAACATCAACAACTTTATTAATGGAAACTTGCTGATCCATAAATGAGagtgccgccgccgccgccgccaacGCTGGGGGGCAAGCTTACAAAACCTGCAGATCCATGAGGGGCATTTGCAAAAGAGGCATGAGGTGTGTTTAATTATAAGGTTTGTGGGTGCATTCGCCTTGTTGGGGTTGGTAGGGGTGGGGGCTGCTGTTTAAACCTGGGGAAAAGGGGGCCTCGGTATTTAAATAGGGTCACTTCCCGGCCTTACCTTGCAAGTGTTATGCTATATTAAATGCCACTCATGTTAAGTGTGTTGAAGGCCTCCTCTGATGTAGTCAAGACATAATATAAaggttaaattgaaaaatgtcccCTTCAACAGTGCAGGAAGGCGCCGTGATTGATGTCTGCTGTACGGGGGGAGGGAAATGTGAGGCCCTCGTCTGTTTCCCTAAACCTGAATGAATATCATGGGCTGTAATAGGGACGGACCGGATTAGAATTTAAGTGTCAGTCAATCAGGGCTCCAGAAAggtcagggggaaaaaagaaattagCAGGACGCAGATCAGAGGCAATTGAATTCCAACACGTGAGCCGGCGTGCACGAGCAGACGTGACTTTACCACAACAAGACACTCTTTGACTGGGGAGTCATTCATCCAGTGTTTATCTATAAATTCAGTCATTcaaaaaagccatttgaaatatttctatttataatagaacattttaaaagtcatatctttttgtttgcaaaaaatatCTAATAATTATgtgattttaaaactgtttgaaaccacatttttatatatttaatcaGAAATTTTAGGGTAAGATGTATTCTTTTGTAATATTTTCCCGAATAGCTCAATTttagcttttctgtttttttgtaacaCTTGGTACCTTAAAGTAAGTTTCAAAAATTCAAAGCAACTTTATGAAAAGAATGCAAAGGTGAATCAAACCACTTTAGCTCCAAAATGACCTTAATCTAcgtgaaagcaaaaacataagtgactttttttatgGCTGGAAAAAGAATTTCAAGCATCACGGGGGTTACAGGTGGGTGGGTGTCATGACCATGGAGGACCAGGAATCCATTGGTAAGTAAATAATTGTGaattgaaaataacatttttagttCAATCGTTTTAACAAGTAAATACAAAGCCAAACTGTTTTCCaatcagacatttaaaaaagtattaaacCAGAGGAATTGCAGTATTTGTTATTAAATGATGATCAAATATCGACtgaaaaatctaattttattacgtcgaaatggaaaaaaaagcatttcattcCAATTTTTGGTCTTCTGTCCATGATGTCATTTTGGTTTTCTGTCAGTAAACAAAGAGATGGactgattttaataaaaaatattaaaaatgcaaTGAAAGAATTTAAATCTGAGTTgcctttttaaagtattttcagtgtttttttatgagAGTGAAAAAACTGTCCTCCTTtctaaaaaatgcattatttaatcaggaaaataaagacattttaaaactattttttatttccatttgacAAATATCAAATTTTATACCATTAAATTTAACACAATTTAATTAAACATTCcacataaaatgttaaattcaaCAAATCCATTATTTCATACATCATAAACTATTATTTTAAGGACTAATTTGCTTATGTAGCTTAATatcttattatatttatatcAAAATCAGACAATCACTTTCACCATCAACTCTTTCTGACAATATTGTGCAGCTTAttactttaagtttttttttttttttctgtttgggcATTTGTTCTGTTTATTCCACAGATTTCGTCTGCAATCTAAGATTATTTTTGCTGCATTCTATCATCCTCAAGCTGCTGAGTTAAGGTCGTGTCAATCAGTCGCTACGTACATTTTACGCATGGTTCTTTACGGGTCTATGGGATctatgaaccacgttaaaaaaCCATAGAAGAAGTACGAAAAacccacgcaaagaacacgtaaatcgaggtaaaacatgaaccgtgcgtgaatATTACGCTGGGTTAGGGTCAGTTACGTAAATTTAACGTGACAAATTACTCTGTATACACGACATAAAAGTCATTCGTCGGTGCGTTCATTGGACTCACGTCGTGGAAAGGCACAAGTTTTCgaatgcatctcacaaaaatcacgcacaacaTCGTAAGATCTAAGTAACAATTGTGCACAAACCGCGCAAAATACGCATAGACTGCATACTTCTCAACCGAACAAACACGTCGCACAACTCAACACTGAACTCACGCaaagacccgtcggccaaaaccctcgacagacatctCATGAattcacgcatgtatcacgaaagacggAAAGTTCATACGTGTAAACGGCACAAAATGCTGGTATGTGGCTGTGAGACACAGCCTTGAGCTGTCAGTTCTTGCAGATCTTCACAGAAGGATCAGAATTGTTGCAGGAGGGGCTGTTGGAGCCAAAAAGACTGAATCAACTGAAGGTTTTAATCAGTTTTAATCAGTTTTCTGATAAAATAATCTTGAGGTGCCAAGTGTGATTTAGTTTCTGCTCTTTTAGGATATTTGAAAACCTTATAATTAGGCTACATTTCCTGATGTTATGGATGAAAAGTGTTTcacttaaaaatagaaataaaacgttttttttttctttcttcagacAAAGTTTTAAGTTTTGGATGCGTTTAAAGAAATatcgttttttttctatttttttctttctaccgATTCAGTTCCAGCTCCATTTTTACAAAAGACatgttagaaattcacttcaACAATTGTTTATATTTTGAATTTGTTCCAGAAAAATAAGGTGAACACtgataaatacaatttaaagctTGTTTGGAAGAAAAAGCAGTCATTTCCAGAAGGATCTGCTTTTCTTTATCTGACCTTAAATTACGGAAAAGACATAAATTAAACTGTCCATCACGGCTGAGTGCATGAATACATATGGAGAGAACTGCCAGCACTAGACTTTCCACAAACAGAATGTAAACATCAACGGATGCAGCTTTTCTGCTTCTCTTTTCGATCCCTTTCTTTCCatccttttcctcttttccagCTACAATTCCTCCGCTGGAGTTCTCTCTTTGGCTGTCCTCAGAGTTCCCGGTTAGATTCCTTCTCAGAGAGTCCAGAAGTGGAGGTTGAGGTGTTGGGGCTCCAGAACGTGGACAGGTGGCCCGGTGGGAACCACGTGTAGGGGGCCGTGAGAGGGCCTGAGGCCCGTCAGGGGCGGATCCGGCGTGGACAGGATGTAGTCAATGCTGAATTTAATCTCTGACTCGGGTTTTCCCTGCTGGGCGGGGTTCAGAAGGAGGCGGTTTTGTTGGGCGCTCGGCCTTGACCTCTCAGGGGTCAGCGGGCAGAGGGCGGAGTTGGGGTCGGGGCGGCGGGCGGGGGCCATGTGCTGGTGGCTGTGGCTCTCTACGGGGTGGAAGGACTTTTCTCCCGGGTCGTGGAGGCTTATCTTCACGTTTCGCCGACGTCTGCGGCGGCGGAAGTTGCCATTTTCAAAGAGGTCGAGCATGGATTCACAGCCGGTGGCAAACGTCCAGTAATTTCCTTTTCCCTTGTCGTTGCCCTCCGTCCGAGGAACCTGAGGGGGGAAGACACCCAAAGCCTTGGTGACATCATTTACGTCATCATTTATGTCATTTTCCCAGAATCCCCCACCTTGATGAAGCAGCTGTTGAGAGACAGGTTGTGTCTGATGGAGTTCTGCCAGGCTCTCTGGTTGGAGCGGTAGTAGGGGAACCTCTTCATGATGAACTCGTAGATGCCCGACAGCGTGACCCGCTGCTCGGGGCTCTGCTGGATGGCCATGGCGATCAGAGCGATGTAACTGACACATACGAGCACTTTGATGAGGCAGAAGTGGCGCCGCGTCACtccaaaaaacaccaaacatcaCCAAGTCTTTCTGCCTGGTCTCTAGTTTAAATATGACATTTGACTGAAGACAAAACCACCTTTTCCAATGAGATGTATCGACTTATTGTAAGACAAGAAATCTTGACTATCCAACAATAAATATCTCTAATGAAACaagtattgtttttactttacacAATAATTTAAAGCTGAAATTTTATTTGTGGTCTAATTTTAGGAAACAGAATTTCTTAATGTAGGAAAACTGGAACTTTTTGTCCtaattcagatatttttttcatacatttacCCTCAAATGTGGAATTCTAGTTTTTCTTTAGGATGATTTTGGTCCAGAAGTAAGGGTAGTTGGACTGTTACAGCATTAAAAAATTGTATATATTTGGGGAGAAACCTactttaaagataaatatttattcatttgagcCAAACCTGCCGATTTCAAgacaaattatgtttttagtcAGAATAGTATACCTTAATTTGAGGGTTTATGGCTCATTTCAAGCTATAATTTGGTGTTAATAGGGCCCATCATTAcaacatattttaagaaatcctaactaaaactaattttacttgttttatttgtagaattttcatcatcttttctttatttcttaccTTATCACATTTTTCCTATGATCACAAATTATTTACcaaaatttttaaatgtttgaatcaaaaactttttattgtaaagtcATTTATTACAAGTCCAGCTAgtctgtaataataataataatataatattcaAATTTATTaaagaagtttatttttgaaattggATGCAATCTTTTAAAATATCTATATGTAgccatttaaacaaaattagattcatttgttttgaaGTTTCTAAAACTAAAATCTTCTTTAAAAAGGTAGACATTTTACCCTAAAGTTTCTATTTTAgcactatttttttaatatgtatagttaacttttgttttttaaatctgatatttttacaagaacacaaagaaaaatccacCAATTAGATTTTTAACAGTAAAGATGTGTAATTAGGCTTTCGACGTCTTTTTTACTCGGCTGTCAGAGTCTGAAAGTGTGAAATTTATTCAGTCATTCCAACAGTAGACATGATTTAGAACTCCtaataaacagaaaatacttgaaatctgcaggaagaaataaaaaaagtaccCTCAAAgttattggttttttttttgcctaagtCATTTTATCCATCAATAATAAATTAtatatcctttaaaaatgaaacccaAAGCAGGTACAAAGTGTTTTCCAGTGCATTGGCGTAGAAAGTTGCGTACCTGTAGGCGGGTCGGCAGATCTTCTTCTCCTCATCGGTGCTGGAGGAAGGGTATCCGTCTCCATCGTAGTTGAAGCAGTTGAAGGGGTAGTGGGAGTTGTCGAACATGTCTCCCCCCTCGGTGTCCTCCTGCAGACCAGCAAAGCCACGTCCTGCCGCTCAGCCAGCTGACACTCACTCTGAGGCTTTCTGCTCCTGAAAACTGGGGGCTGAATacgacccccccctcccctccttcaTTCCTTATTCCAGCTTTTCCCAAGGAAAAAAGGCTGCTACGTCCCTGAACACCGCCCCACTTGAAAGTCACTTTTCTTAAATATAGATGCTGCGACTAAATGGTTGACTTCTGTGAAAAATACACCAATAAGTCCAGTCGGAGTTCATGGTTGTTGCAGAACAGCCGTCACTGAGTGCTTTGGggcataaaaaaagattaaatggccccaaaaaaaatccaacattcaGCTTCATCCTCATCTCTTTACTGGTGAGGCTGTAAAAGCAGAATTTGCAGCTTCCTGTGAGGTTTTTGTCTACAAACATGGTTTTATGGCTTCACATCGCTGATGAGTTTTCACACAGAGCTTTGGTCAAACTGGGGCTTTTGTGGGATTTTGCTCCATTTAGATGGAGTTAGCCCGTCCTTCTGGACTGTACCTGTTTCTGGGAACCGATCCTGTCCTGATTATTTCCTCTGCCACTTTTCCATCTAATTATGGCGCCTTTGCTTGCAGACACCCAGGATGTTCTTcagagctttctttctttcttttgagcGCAGTAGAGTTTCAATAACCAGACCTTTTTATGAACTTTGCGGCTTAAACTGATAAAGTCTTACTGAAAAAAGGACTTGGATGTGTAtaatttttgtactttttattaaatGGTCACTGTAATTTACTCTTAATAGGTTACCTGAtggcatttttttattcagctcGTCTTTCTGAAATGAATTTTCTTTAATTGGTCAACTCTTTGGGGTTGTctctttgtaaataaaaaaaaacccacatagaTGATACGgtcttaaaacaataaataaataaaaacagaaacgctatgaaagtaaatatttagATGATATCTTGACTGAagaattttaacattttcctgttgaatttaagtttaaaacaagAAGTACTTCCTGTCAGGACGACTGGCTAACAGTTTTACTGATTTTTACTTGTAACAGtcatgaaaaagttaaacatcgtGGAATGGTCGtgaaaaagacacaaatttaCGTGTACAACTctcaaaaatcacgcacaatcaGGTACGATTTACGCACTAATTGCATAAAAACGACATAAAATGCGCGTGAACTGCATAATTCTCCACGGACCAAAAACTCTCACCAAAAAAACCCCCCCGTGAACCTTccacggacatctgcgcacatcgacgaatgacaaacgcaagagACACTCATGAATGACGTATATGACGGGTGCATCACGAAAGACCGACATttcaaatgtggaaaatgtgcgCATGACTGAGATCACATTTCTTCACATTATGTTCAAAACTGATTCATTTCCACTCATgacactgtttttgttgttactgTTATCAAAACAAACTACAATTAGGTTCatgaaaactacaaaaaaattatttaactaaaactagcaaaaaaaaaacttattattGGGCTGTAAAGGAAGTTATTCCATCTAACAGTTAACTTATATTatcatttttccaaattttaATATCTTACTATAAGATTTCTCATTAAGTAAAAAGGATTTCTAATGATTTCTTGTTACATTCCGTGTCCTTGTCCTCTTTTGGGGCTAACCTTCTTGCAGCGACAGGGTCAGAGTTCGATGAAAACATGGGATTTATCCTGCTTTTCCATCAACAACCAGGCTGATGGCCTCTCTGCCACCTCCCTGCAGCCGTGTCCAGGGTGGTCCTCTGGACTCCCCTTCTGttccatgttttattttgcttcctTTTATAGCTCAATCTCTCTATCTGTACTTAAAACAGCAAACTCCACATCAACAAACAGAATCCTCTgcgtatttgttttgttttttaactcttttggagtgtgtgtttgtgtgtgtgcccaGTCTGGCAGACGTTTAGTCAACAACGGGAAGTTTTGTAGATGATATCTATAATGCTCCATAATGGCCACAAATTGTTTCCGTGTCTATAAAATAAGGGGATGTGTATTTTTAAGAGCTCTTAAAGGGGCAATTGCAGGTCTCCCGTGAGTCCACGGAGGCCGGGAAAACAGCCTGAGGTCTGCGGGGCGGCGTGTGTGGTCTCGCCGGGGCCGGAGTCACCTACAGGCCTCCGCCGGAAACTGCTGCTCCCACACTAGATGcacatttttggtcagtgtgcTGAGAATGACTTTAGTTCAGACCAGATCCCCTTGTTGTGGGTCCCAAAAACCCTGCCTGGTGCATGATAGCATGGACTTGCTGAAACAGAAATGAGTCTAGAAggtgaaaaaccaaaacaaaaaaaagacattagcATCAACTTTTCTGCAGAAGAAAACAGCCGTTAGTAGTTTTGGCATTTCTGTCAAATGAGCTGTTAAATGATGATGTTTTTGCATGCAAAGCAACAGGCAGGGGGAGGCAGATGGAGAGGTTAGGGCACCACGTTGAGCTGAGATCTGATAAGCACCTCGGAGCTGGCTCCCATGACGGGGCTTCCTCTGGAGCCCCGCCAGCCGGGCCAATTACAGCCCTCAGTTCTCCTCTGGTCACTCTCTGTCCCTCTGATGGCCGTCTTCCTCCGTCTGCCTTCCTCGCTCGGCAGTGGGCTTGGAGGCGTTCGTGTAAACTGGCCGATAGGCCTTTTCCGGGGGCTGTTCTGTGAGGAAAAGGTTATCAAAACACAGCGGAGCGCCCAGGACTGTAAACATGCTCCTGCCATGATCCGAGGCCCTTTCCTTCTGCAGAGTGCAGCTCCGCCACATGTGCAAGAAGAGGTTTGAAGCATAAAAACATCACTTCATTCAATATTTACTCAAATTAATTTACATCAAATCAAAGGTGAACTGATTTTATGATCTTGCAGGTTAAAGCTACTGATTGGATCCACTTTGATGCAAGTTGTAAAGCAAAACTTGTTTGGAGGAGTGCAAACTTGAACCTATTTTAGCCtcattaaggcagttctgattTCTTCATGAACACTTcatgaccaaaaaaagaaacaaaaataaataaaacatccaaAGCAGGAAATCTTCTGAGTATAATTCCCTTCCTGAATCATAAAATCAATGCTCCGTAAACCCGCAGCTAAGCCTCGGATTACGAAGAAACGCTCCAAAGACGAGAAAGAAAAGAGCTGCAGCTGGGAGGTGTGATTCTGaaatcttttctctttttctcgtCCTGGAAAAGGCGTAACCTGAAAACACCTGAACATTCCAAAAACACGGATTTATCAGTGTTTATAGAGacttttgcatcttttttttggaGCAGTAAAAACACATCCCcatagaaatgaggaaaaaatgaaagaattaaagaataataaataaaaaaatctgtatgggtttgaaaaatggtcttttttaaaaaaagaaagaaaattctggtcataaaaacaagttttcccatttttttgggaaaaacttTCTTTATTCGGGTTTTTCTTCTGGGAAGACAGAAATTAAGGCTTTATAATATTAACTATATCACTGGTTTTTCTGGAAAGTAGTTATATTTCAATCTATATTCTTTAGCAAAATATtgttatgcatttatttttatataaaaaccaGAACATTATCAAGTAcaagatttgatgtttttttgttgtttctgcacaaacaaaaaaattggcatgaaaatacataatttattttacccttttgtgatgtttttattaatcTGACAGAACTTTGGTGAATTGGATTTACCTCCAATATTAAAATGATCGGTGTTGCAAACCTATGTATGTAAGTGAGATCATGTCTTAGATTTtagtattttcattttgtctttgaaatgCTAGATTTTGTTAATTTAAAGTATAACTGCTCTCTCCTAATATTCTTTATGGATGTTattatttttcatcatttttaatcatgtatTTCTGGGGtggtgattgatttttttcttttctttttttagatcttctcatttatcttttgtttttcccacTAAATTCCAAAGATCCAATctaataaaaatggtgttttaacatgtttttgtggtattttcttGTTCGTggatgacataaataaataaaaatgacatatcataattaaaaggcctcTAAGAACAATTCTAAAACGAATGAAAAGTGACACATATTAATTATTCTGAGATTTATGATGGATCTGTTTGCTGGAGAGTCTCCAGAGGCTGCACCGCCCCCTACTGGGCGGCTCATTGTCCTGCCTCACATGAAGCAGAACCCATTCATCTCCTCTTCTTTTGTTGGAATCCATTACTGCATGTTTGGCATATTTGTGTAAGACGTTAACATCTTTTTGATGGATTTATAGGCCTCCAGCTTTAACGCCTAGTTTGGGGTGAGTAATGGTGACAGATTAACCAAACTAGTTTACTGTGCCACCAACCTGCCGCCACACCTCGTCTGCCtctcaaaatattttcttttcagatAAAAGAAGCTCCTTTTCCTCGTACTCCTCAGGCCGTAATGAGAAAACGCCTGTGTTGTGCAACCGTTGCAGTTATAAAACGTATCATCCTTCAAATTGTGGATTATGTTCCTGTCAGGCCAGACTAGAAATTAAGAAACGGGGccacagaaacagaaactgGACGTACAACCTTTGCACATGAGAAACCTGCTGAGCTACGGGAGGAAATCTGGCAACCCACAATGCACCTCAGATGTGTAACTGCAGTTCTTCCATAAGCAGAGGCCTTTTCTACCAGAACTTCCTAGGAAAACTTTTTCACAGGGATGCTTGGAAACACGTCTCCTGAGGAACATCTGACAGAGAAGCTGCCAGATTTGGGGTTTTCTCCTTcaaatgttctcttttttacTCCCGGCTTCACTGTTTGCTGCTGTGTCTTCATacaatctgtgtttttcttttgaactgGCTGGATATTCGAAGGATGTTCCTCAATTTACTGTTTAAAATGAGCTCAGATGTTATTTCATTGCTGTTTTGATGTGAATTCTAAAGGAAACTTTTGGGTGAAAGActacaaaaaaaccttttttatgcaTTCAGATCTAATGTAACCTCTACAAATTGTACTCTTTACAGGCttactgatttgtttttaatattaatgTATGGAAATAGAAACAATAAATGAAGATTAACAAACAATTTTATGATTTTGTATTGAATCGAGATGCTAAAAATGTTATAACggtatgcatttttttcaccg encodes the following:
- the LOC101173418 gene encoding forkhead box protein L1, which produces MFDNSHYPFNCFNYDGDGYPSSSTDEEKKICRPAYSYIALIAMAIQQSPEQRVTLSGIYEFIMKRFPYYRSNQRAWQNSIRHNLSLNSCFIKVPRTEGNDKGKGNYWTFATGCESMLDLFENGNFRRRRRRRNVKISLHDPGEKSFHPVESHSHQHMAPARRPDPNSALCPLTPERSRPSAQQNRLLLNPAQQGKPESEIKFSIDYILSTPDPPLTGLRPSHGPLHVVPTGPPVHVLEPQHLNLHFWTL